One Chromatiaceae bacterium genomic region harbors:
- a CDS encoding peptidyl-prolyl cis-trans isomerase, translating into MPTLTLRIFCFMALAATPALLAVVAADDSVGVSLVPPGQKAEVQPARPATSTDQSGVIATGPAMEPVVMARIGEVNITVEEFMKFLSKNPQRVREAMTVEGKAALLRTAIENRLLLAAMRQEGLIDDETKPEQYQLAYEKLARAKFPPPPVPGDKALRAFYEAHNEDFGIPASVRLTQIQFRVPEQATAEDHAAARARAEAAMRRIEAGEPFADVAGDLTENKRARPNKGDVGYLVRKGNDWLEQALDGIGVGQHTGILESPAGYDILMLTDTSEAVYTPFEGAREAVAKRMQDEAQEAAKEAYVKKLASMIKITIELDELKDAYPNGIFP; encoded by the coding sequence ATGCCAACATTAACTCTCCGAATTTTCTGCTTCATGGCGCTGGCCGCAACGCCGGCCCTCCTCGCTGTTGTGGCGGCTGATGATTCGGTGGGCGTATCCTTGGTTCCTCCTGGGCAAAAGGCGGAAGTTCAGCCCGCCAGGCCTGCGACCAGCACGGATCAATCAGGGGTCATTGCCACCGGTCCTGCAATGGAACCTGTCGTGATGGCCCGCATCGGTGAGGTGAATATCACGGTCGAGGAATTCATGAAGTTCCTCTCGAAAAATCCCCAGCGGGTGCGTGAGGCCATGACGGTGGAAGGTAAGGCGGCCTTACTGCGCACCGCCATTGAGAATCGCCTCTTGCTGGCCGCCATGCGCCAAGAGGGTTTGATTGATGATGAGACCAAACCCGAACAGTATCAGTTAGCCTACGAAAAGTTGGCAAGAGCCAAATTCCCCCCCCCCCCGGTTCCCGGAGATAAGGCCTTGCGTGCCTTTTATGAGGCCCATAACGAGGATTTCGGTATTCCCGCTTCGGTGAGGCTGACGCAAATTCAGTTCCGTGTACCGGAGCAAGCAACCGCTGAGGATCATGCCGCGGCCCGGGCACGCGCCGAGGCGGCAATGCGACGTATCGAGGCAGGCGAGCCCTTCGCGGATGTGGCGGGCGACCTCACCGAGAATAAAAGGGCCCGTCCCAACAAGGGGGATGTTGGCTATTTGGTCAGGAAGGGCAATGACTGGCTAGAGCAGGCCTTGGATGGCATCGGGGTAGGCCAGCATACGGGCATACTTGAAAGCCCGGCGGGTTATGACATTTTGATGCTCACCGATACCAGTGAGGCAGTCTATACCCCCTTCGAGGGTGCCCGCGAGGCGGTAGCGAAGCGTATGCAGGATGAGGCCCAGGAAGCGGCGAAGGAAGCCTATGTCAAGAAGTTGGCAAGTATGATCAAGATCACAATCGAATTGGATGAACTTAAGGATGCCTACCCCAATGGCATTTTCCCCTGA
- a CDS encoding GNAT family N-acetyltransferase — protein MDRNGDGDLGVAATPCGGQAAFVSPGSFDAGHTQFLTCLAYAAQFLSPDGYLFLCMDGSDDEAGQSLSLVGERQCLLAVLLRRCGFVVPQTTREGQQYLQNSINPPGEGNRASGVMICRPTGVPPRWRLKNVNSSDLGAFSELFSNVFGQAISPGLWHWKYAEGRGFGVAAWRNNRMVAHYGGTLRAVMAFGQRIRAVQVCDAMVEPRERAVMTKTGVMFQVTAAFLELYQGLGGIPLAFGFPNRRAMRLGERLGHYAEVGELRELRWDALGKSPSLGSRIRMLNPEAPGDQQVIDRLWADMASDLDDAVVGLRDWIFVRHRYVNHPERRYGLILVTSRWTGAPLGLLVLHQEETRLALTDLIAPVKAIPVLVMQARRLAGLWGCTSLYCWISRQNVDRFSTQDMEVLDSGVSIPTNSWVPQPYTPAQLRDRWWLTLGDTDFL, from the coding sequence ATGGACCGGAACGGTGACGGTGATCTCGGCGTAGCTGCAACCCCGTGCGGGGGGCAAGCAGCCTTCGTCAGCCCCGGATCATTCGACGCGGGGCATACACAATTTCTGACCTGCCTTGCTTATGCCGCGCAATTCTTGAGCCCTGACGGTTACCTCTTCCTTTGCATGGATGGCTCGGACGATGAAGCGGGGCAGTCCTTGTCGCTAGTAGGGGAACGACAGTGCCTGCTGGCGGTTTTACTGCGGCGCTGTGGCTTTGTGGTGCCACAAACAACGCGGGAAGGCCAGCAATATCTCCAGAATTCTATCAACCCGCCGGGCGAGGGAAATCGGGCAAGTGGGGTAATGATCTGCCGTCCGACAGGGGTACCACCCCGTTGGCGGCTGAAAAATGTGAATTCTTCTGACCTTGGGGCCTTTTCGGAGCTTTTTTCCAACGTATTCGGTCAGGCCATCAGCCCTGGCCTCTGGCATTGGAAGTATGCCGAGGGCCGTGGTTTCGGGGTAGCCGCTTGGCGGAATAATCGGATGGTGGCCCACTATGGCGGGACCCTTCGCGCGGTAATGGCATTCGGCCAGCGGATTCGTGCCGTCCAAGTCTGCGATGCCATGGTCGAACCCCGCGAGCGCGCGGTCATGACCAAGACCGGTGTTATGTTTCAGGTTACTGCCGCCTTTCTGGAACTCTACCAGGGCTTGGGGGGGATACCCTTGGCCTTCGGCTTCCCAAACCGTCGCGCCATGCGGCTTGGGGAGCGGCTGGGGCACTATGCCGAGGTTGGTGAGCTTCGCGAATTACGTTGGGATGCCTTGGGCAAAAGTCCTAGTCTAGGCAGCAGGATACGCATGCTCAATCCAGAAGCGCCGGGTGATCAACAAGTAATCGACAGGCTCTGGGCGGATATGGCAAGCGATCTCGACGACGCCGTGGTGGGGTTACGTGATTGGATCTTCGTCAGACACCGTTATGTTAATCACCCCGAGCGGCGCTATGGCTTGATTCTGGTCACATCTCGATGGACGGGCGCCCCCCTGGGTCTGTTGGTGTTGCACCAGGAAGAGACGCGGCTGGCCCTCACGGATCTGATTGCCCCCGTCAAGGCGATACCCGTGCTTGTGATGCAGGCGCGACGCTTGGCTGGGTTGTGGGGATGTACCTCGCTTTACTGCTGGATTAGCCGCCAGAATGTTGATCGATTCAGTACCCAGGATATGGAAGTACTGGACAGCGGTGTTAGCATTCCCACCAATTCCTGGGTTCCTCAACCCTATACCCCCGCACAACTGCGCGACCGTTGGTGGTTGACCCTTGGCGATACGGATTTTCTCTGA
- a CDS encoding PIG-L family deacetylase, protein MSEPRLGWRESAFIPYRPEILSPPGPALVLAPHPDDEVFGCGGAIMKHLQAGYDVRVVIATDSSYGCFEAGEEGQSVRRRESGTAGKILGYGEPTFWGFGDRELVYDERLITSVLDALAESKAEVLYAPSWWEIHPDHYVLALAAVEALRRCPRPIQLMMYEVGVPLHPNYLLDITELANRKQEAMACFESQLKIQRYDVHLVALNRFRTYTLPPNVEYAEAYRLLNGEDLIQNPLQAIRPGLFYAQSGHPSDLAQPLVSILFIGGQGSLADALDSVQLQTYPHIELIVIQDWDWDPSEPNGHLSRWHEGRFPLRLIASDVAWTLPVRANQAMANALGEWLVLLGDGDSLEPNHIAKLMATAATSELTRCVCAGIRLGNRPLETSPEESVWRLAPEPRLPHSYAAMPLCAGLFSRSLIQGGCRFDTQLDTEMAIWEFWVQLACKSTWIANSEVTARHRDREPVRLEGKSFSRPGGTSPFRVIDGWLSHCSPAAVTEALWKGMLECDHARGENKALHQKIAAMESALKKMHDIESDLQNTIVAKEAQLISSQQWGLECEGLCQDLRTEVESLMSSTSLTVGHKLKRLFMAFRRAGT, encoded by the coding sequence ATGAGTGAACCGCGGCTTGGCTGGCGCGAGTCGGCGTTCATCCCTTATCGGCCAGAAATCCTTTCCCCGCCTGGCCCAGCCTTGGTTTTAGCGCCCCACCCCGACGACGAGGTGTTTGGATGTGGCGGGGCCATCATGAAGCATCTTCAGGCGGGTTATGATGTCAGGGTCGTCATAGCTACGGATAGCAGCTATGGCTGTTTCGAGGCTGGGGAGGAGGGTCAATCCGTTAGGCGGCGAGAGTCAGGTACAGCGGGAAAAATACTTGGCTATGGTGAACCAACCTTTTGGGGCTTTGGTGATCGCGAACTCGTCTACGATGAAAGGCTCATCACGTCCGTTTTGGATGCCTTGGCGGAATCCAAGGCGGAAGTTCTCTATGCCCCATCCTGGTGGGAGATTCATCCGGATCACTATGTGCTTGCCTTGGCGGCGGTTGAGGCCCTGCGGCGCTGCCCACGTCCGATCCAGTTGATGATGTACGAGGTTGGCGTACCTCTGCATCCGAATTATTTACTGGATATCACGGAGTTGGCCAATCGAAAACAGGAGGCCATGGCCTGTTTCGAAAGCCAGCTCAAAATTCAGCGCTATGATGTGCATCTCGTGGCCTTGAATCGGTTCCGCACCTATACGCTGCCGCCCAATGTAGAGTATGCCGAAGCTTACCGATTGCTTAATGGCGAGGATCTAATCCAGAATCCCTTACAAGCCATTAGGCCAGGGTTATTCTACGCACAGTCAGGCCACCCCTCGGACCTGGCGCAACCACTCGTATCGATCCTGTTCATTGGTGGGCAAGGGTCCCTTGCCGATGCTCTGGACTCGGTTCAGCTACAGACCTATCCGCATATCGAGTTGATTGTTATTCAGGATTGGGACTGGGATCCGTCCGAACCCAACGGGCATCTGTCTCGGTGGCACGAGGGCCGCTTTCCACTGCGGCTTATCGCGTCGGACGTCGCCTGGACCTTGCCCGTGCGCGCCAATCAGGCGATGGCAAATGCCCTCGGCGAGTGGCTGGTACTGCTGGGGGACGGGGATAGTCTTGAGCCAAACCACATCGCTAAACTTATGGCGACTGCCGCCACATCCGAGCTAACCCGATGCGTTTGCGCCGGGATCCGCTTGGGGAATAGGCCGCTAGAAACATCCCCAGAAGAGAGTGTTTGGCGCCTAGCGCCTGAACCCAGATTACCCCATTCATACGCGGCAATGCCCTTGTGCGCCGGGCTTTTCTCGAGATCCTTGATTCAAGGGGGCTGTCGCTTCGATACTCAACTCGATACCGAAATGGCGATTTGGGAATTCTGGGTGCAGCTTGCCTGCAAAAGCACATGGATAGCTAATTCCGAAGTGACAGCTCGCCATCGGGATCGGGAGCCAGTTAGATTGGAAGGCAAATCCTTTTCTCGCCCAGGGGGAACTTCCCCGTTTAGGGTCATTGATGGCTGGCTTTCACATTGTTCACCCGCGGCGGTTACCGAAGCTCTCTGGAAGGGTATGTTGGAATGTGACCATGCTAGGGGAGAGAACAAGGCGTTACACCAAAAAATTGCGGCCATGGAATCTGCTCTCAAAAAAATGCATGATATTGAAAGTGATCTTCAAAACACCATAGTGGCTAAGGAGGCGCAGTTGATCAGCAGCCAGCAGTGGGGCCTGGAGTGTGAGGGGTTATGTCAGGATCTACGGACGGAAGTTGAATCCTTAATGAGTTCGACATCCTTGACGGTAGGACATAAACTTAAAAGGCTATTTATGGCCTTTCGCCGCGCTGGCACATGA
- a CDS encoding CHAP domain-containing protein has protein sequence MNKIIYVIFALLIWINLAWGNWELPTSVNQDGNTTEFCVEGVTSNDSYKLFLDDVDITVEFADLLNVGDAAIYDYPDEMCLRVNKLEFFTSKTLSLWLEDNVGTWELAVDMGTEDSDFGVDLESQSLSLHEAVTVIPKPGDTCVINRTAPVLPCPSCPTALCGTWIDAPNPYPCCDNNVDNTSRGFRDGKCEWWAARSARLAWGFYPYWGAAKNWRARADLDIRVVRDFFRPGRAGLYLDPTRAHVAWATGLTNATDGSIEIKEMNCGRARYTGTWKINDAGELQCTLPWSKVEPIGDSSGFITRWIVPVSKDFVYKNTQNRQCATGVWTDVKGLIWNLYQNNQTITGTTDAAGCGLYKVTGSLVGDKLKLLAVPAKIMEGCCNSSFEGTMVGCVEATVHFTNYCTGNHGDMGMTKRGL, from the coding sequence ATGAACAAAATCATTTACGTAATTTTCGCCTTACTGATCTGGATAAATCTGGCATGGGGTAACTGGGAACTCCCTACCTCTGTTAATCAGGATGGGAACACCACCGAATTTTGTGTCGAAGGCGTGACATCAAATGATTCCTATAAATTGTTTTTGGATGATGTCGATATCACGGTTGAGTTTGCGGATCTGCTTAATGTTGGTGATGCAGCAATATACGATTACCCTGATGAGATGTGCCTGCGGGTTAACAAACTTGAATTCTTTACATCTAAAACCTTGTCTCTTTGGCTTGAGGATAATGTTGGCACATGGGAACTGGCCGTGGATATGGGAACTGAAGACAGCGATTTCGGGGTTGACCTGGAATCTCAGTCCCTTAGCTTACATGAAGCCGTTACGGTCATACCTAAACCCGGGGACACCTGTGTTATAAACCGCACTGCTCCAGTTTTACCTTGCCCAAGTTGCCCTACGGCCTTATGCGGTACTTGGATCGATGCCCCAAATCCATATCCCTGTTGCGATAACAATGTGGATAATACCAGCAGGGGGTTTAGAGATGGGAAGTGCGAGTGGTGGGCCGCTCGTTCAGCCCGATTGGCGTGGGGCTTCTACCCTTATTGGGGCGCGGCGAAAAATTGGAGGGCCAGAGCCGACTTAGATATACGAGTGGTCAGGGATTTCTTCCGTCCTGGCAGGGCTGGGCTATATCTTGATCCTACGAGAGCTCATGTCGCCTGGGCCACGGGACTTACGAACGCAACCGATGGTTCGATCGAAATTAAGGAGATGAATTGTGGCAGGGCCCGCTATACGGGTACATGGAAAATCAATGATGCTGGAGAGCTACAATGTACCCTGCCTTGGTCTAAAGTTGAACCCATTGGCGATTCATCAGGGTTTATTACCAGATGGATTGTTCCCGTTAGCAAGGACTTTGTATATAAAAATACCCAAAACCGTCAATGCGCAACGGGTGTTTGGACGGATGTAAAAGGTCTGATTTGGAATCTCTACCAAAACAATCAGACCATCACAGGCACTACGGATGCGGCGGGATGTGGCTTATATAAGGTCACTGGATCGCTTGTCGGAGATAAGCTAAAACTTTTGGCTGTTCCAGCTAAAATCATGGAGGGTTGTTGTAACTCGAGTTTTGAAGGAACAATGGTTGGCTGCGTCGAGGCAACTGTTCATTTCACAAATTACTGCACCGGGAATCATGGTGATATGGGAATGACAAAAAGAGGTCTTTGA
- a CDS encoding transposase — MNTTCKSRLSQFWNHLQHELFPFLRQEDRLALSPALEKVIRVLEFTEIDCFIPSSRGFVGRPPQDRVALARAFVAKAVLDLPTTEALIDRLKVDRALRRICGFERFHAIPSASRFSRVFAEFTALALPARVHEALIRAPLGDPIMGHIARDSTEIEAREKPVPKAAAVVSEPVPASAKKRGRPRQGEQRPKELTVIEQQVGQSAAESLAQLPTACEVGSKKHSKGIKETWTGYKLHIDTADGDIPMTAMLTSASLPDSQAAIPLMRVTGERVTYRYDLADSAYCSGVIRAVSRQEGHVPLIDHNARRGEKIEFAPHEAERYQARSQAERVNSLLKDNHGGRHVRVRGAPKVYTHLMFGILVIAAEQLLRLLN, encoded by the coding sequence ATGAATACTACCTGCAAGTCCCGCCTATCGCAATTCTGGAACCACCTTCAGCACGAACTGTTTCCCTTTCTGCGGCAGGAGGACCGCTTGGCGCTGAGTCCGGCGCTGGAGAAGGTGATCCGGGTACTGGAGTTCACGGAGATCGATTGCTTCATCCCCTCCAGTCGCGGGTTCGTCGGGCGTCCGCCGCAGGATCGGGTGGCCCTGGCGCGGGCCTTCGTTGCCAAGGCGGTGCTGGACCTGCCGACCACTGAGGCCCTGATTGACCGCCTCAAGGTGGATCGGGCGCTGCGGCGGATCTGCGGCTTCGAGCGGTTTCACGCGATCCCCAGTGCCTCACGCTTCTCGCGCGTCTTTGCGGAATTCACCGCCTTGGCGTTGCCGGCACGGGTCCACGAGGCGCTGATCCGCGCCCCGTTGGGCGACCCGATCATGGGGCACATCGCCCGGGATTCGACCGAGATCGAGGCGCGGGAGAAGCCCGTCCCCAAGGCGGCGGCGGTCGTATCCGAACCGGTGCCCGCGTCGGCCAAGAAACGCGGGCGTCCGCGCCAGGGGGAGCAGCGACCCAAGGAGCTGACCGTCATTGAGCAGCAGGTGGGCCAAAGCGCGGCGGAGAGCCTGGCGCAGCTTCCCACCGCCTGCGAAGTGGGTAGCAAGAAGCACAGCAAGGGCATCAAGGAGACCTGGACCGGCTACAAGTTGCATATCGACACCGCGGACGGTGACATCCCGATGACGGCAATGCTGACCTCGGCCTCGCTGCCTGACAGCCAAGCGGCGATCCCGCTGATGCGCGTGACCGGTGAGCGGGTCACCTACCGCTACGATCTGGCCGACTCTGCCTATTGCAGTGGGGTCATCCGTGCGGTGTCCCGCCAAGAGGGGCACGTACCGTTGATCGACCACAATGCCCGACGGGGGGAGAAGATCGAATTTGCGCCGCATGAAGCGGAGCGCTACCAGGCCCGCAGCCAGGCAGAGCGGGTCAACAGCCTGTTGAAGGACAACCACGGTGGACGCCATGTGCGCGTGCGCGGCGCCCCCAAGGTCTACACCCATTTGATGTTCGGTATCCTGGTGATTGCCGCCGAGCAGCTCTTGCGCCTGCTCAATTAG
- a CDS encoding IS4 family transposase — protein sequence MRVCGQWFDTPLRERIMATVGQEPALSRRALAERVCDWLSWTNAQGQRCLGSARRALAELHRRGAVTLSVATLFSVGPRPAPATVAPAPLPVAEVTGDLAALGPIDLVVVDTAAERDTYHQLMVQHPLGDKPLCGAQLRYLFHCPQGYLGAAACQSASFALQDRDHWIGWNEATRRGNLARVVANARFLILPGVRVPHLASHLLGQLARRLPADWEARYGVRPLLLETFVHPDYAGTCYAAAGWECIGHSAGRRDGVPKALWVRPLADDARQRLRQGPARLPAERPSTPADWTEEEFGGLKVWDARLKHRLYHLAADFWGDVQSRSLTRRCADRARTVAAYRFFGNPRINMHVILGAHREAVIARMGAQPLVLVPQDTTSLNYTGHPDTAGLGPIGNKTDGGPVGLVLHNSHAFTPEGVPLGVVSAECWARDPDQHQTRREPEVRESGKWLAAYRTLQAIAPQVPHTTLVSIGDREADLFELFALARDPASPRLLVRANRGRQRQVMSAEGLTPLWDHLGGLEVAGRLALVLPRRGAQAARTAELALRCGPVTLKPPGNLKESPLALWAVLLREAAPPPGVDGVDWLLLTNVATTTLAEAQERVRWYGARWGIEVFHRALKTGCQIEERQLGFVARLENCLAIDLVVAWRIYYLTMLGRMDPDAPCTLFFQDPEWQALFSWFHQTTVLPATPPTLQEATRWIAIKGGFQGRKADGHPGTEVLWHGLQKLDVAIEMYLIYRPEERASWRDEYPPGYLRPPPEDTS from the coding sequence ATGAGAGTCTGTGGCCAATGGTTTGACACCCCCCTACGCGAGCGCATCATGGCCACCGTCGGTCAGGAGCCCGCCCTCAGCCGCCGCGCCCTGGCGGAACGGGTGTGTGACTGGCTGAGCTGGACCAATGCCCAGGGCCAACGCTGCCTGGGCAGCGCCCGCCGCGCGCTGGCCGAGCTCCACCGGCGCGGCGCCGTGACGCTGTCCGTGGCGACACTCTTTTCTGTTGGCCCCCGCCCGGCACCCGCCACGGTGGCGCCAGCGCCGCTGCCGGTGGCTGAAGTAACGGGCGACCTGGCCGCCCTGGGTCCCATCGACCTCGTGGTGGTGGACACCGCCGCGGAACGCGACACCTACCACCAACTCATGGTCCAGCACCCCCTGGGGGACAAACCCCTGTGTGGGGCGCAATTGCGCTACCTGTTCCACTGCCCCCAGGGTTACCTGGGCGCCGCCGCCTGTCAGTCGGCCAGCTTCGCCCTCCAGGATCGCGACCACTGGATCGGCTGGAACGAGGCCACCCGCCGCGGTAACCTCGCCCGGGTCGTCGCCAATGCCCGCTTCCTGATCTTGCCTGGGGTCCGCGTACCCCACCTGGCCTCCCATCTCTTGGGCCAGCTGGCCCGCCGTTTGCCGGCGGACTGGGAAGCCCGCTATGGCGTGCGGCCCCTGCTGCTGGAGACCTTCGTCCATCCCGACTATGCCGGCACCTGCTACGCCGCCGCCGGCTGGGAATGCATCGGCCACAGCGCCGGCCGCCGGGATGGCGTACCGAAGGCCCTGTGGGTGCGCCCCCTGGCGGATGATGCCCGCCAGCGGCTGCGCCAGGGGCCCGCACGGCTGCCCGCCGAGCGCCCCAGTACGCCGGCCGACTGGACCGAGGAAGAATTTGGTGGCCTCAAAGTCTGGGATGCCCGTCTCAAACACCGCCTGTATCATCTGGCCGCGGACTTCTGGGGCGACGTCCAGTCCCGGAGTCTCACCCGCCGCTGCGCCGACCGCGCCCGGACGGTCGCGGCCTATCGTTTCTTTGGCAACCCGCGGATCAACATGCACGTCATACTCGGCGCCCACCGGGAGGCGGTGATCGCCCGGATGGGCGCCCAGCCCCTGGTGCTGGTGCCCCAGGACACGACCTCGCTCAACTACACCGGCCATCCCGATACGGCGGGGCTGGGGCCGATCGGGAACAAGACCGACGGCGGCCCCGTCGGCCTGGTGCTGCATAACAGCCACGCCTTCACCCCCGAGGGCGTGCCCTTGGGGGTGGTGAGCGCCGAGTGCTGGGCGCGTGACCCCGACCAACATCAGACCCGCCGGGAACCCGAGGTGCGGGAAAGCGGCAAGTGGCTGGCAGCCTACCGCACCCTGCAGGCGATCGCCCCCCAGGTGCCGCACACCACCCTGGTGAGTATCGGTGACCGCGAGGCCGACCTGTTCGAACTCTTCGCCCTGGCGCGTGATCCCGCCAGCCCGCGCCTGCTGGTGCGGGCCAACCGCGGCCGGCAGCGCCAGGTGATGAGCGCTGAGGGGCTGACCCCGTTGTGGGACCACCTGGGCGGTCTGGAGGTGGCGGGGCGCCTCGCCCTGGTACTGCCGCGCCGCGGCGCGCAAGCCGCGCGCACCGCGGAGCTGGCGCTGCGCTGTGGGCCGGTGACGCTCAAACCGCCCGGGAATCTTAAAGAAAGCCCGCTGGCGCTGTGGGCGGTGTTGCTGCGCGAAGCGGCCCCGCCCCCGGGGGTCGACGGGGTGGACTGGCTGTTGCTGACCAACGTCGCCACCACCACCCTGGCCGAGGCCCAAGAGCGGGTGCGCTGGTATGGCGCGCGCTGGGGCATCGAGGTGTTTCATCGCGCCCTCAAGACCGGTTGCCAGATCGAGGAGCGCCAGTTGGGCTTCGTGGCCCGCCTGGAGAATTGCCTGGCCATCGATCTGGTGGTGGCCTGGCGCATTTACTATCTGACGATGCTGGGCCGCATGGATCCTGACGCCCCCTGCACCCTGTTCTTCCAGGATCCGGAATGGCAGGCGCTGTTTAGCTGGTTTCATCAAACCACGGTCTTGCCGGCGACGCCACCCACCCTGCAAGAGGCGACCCGCTGGATCGCCATCAAGGGCGGCTTCCAGGGCCGTAAGGCCGATGGCCACCCGGGGACGGAGGTGCTGTGGCATGGCTTGCAGAAGCTGGACGTGGCGATCGAGATGTATCTGATCTATCGCCCGGAGGAGCGGGCGAGCTGGCGCGATGAGTATCCGCCGGGGTATTTGCGGCCGCCGCCGGAGGATACTTCGTGA
- a CDS encoding acyltransferase — protein sequence MRALAVISVILYHAKFSLVSGGFVGVDIFFVISGYLITSIIIAELECGAFSLRNFYERRARRILPALFLVMAVCLPLGWLWLQPADMKLLAQSQWAVALFSSNFLFWSESGYFDVAAEFKPLLHTWSLAVEEQYYILFPLFLILVWRLGKKKIVTILAIIAILSLATAQWGISHDPMGTFYLLPTRAWELVVGAFVAFFLSSHHGYLPGLRINQIMSLIGFCLIFYSIFFFSDKTPVPGLYALIPTVGVALILLYSTPDTVVGTILGTKGAVGVGLVSYSAYLWHQPIFAFARHASLLEPGWVVFCVLVGGIFLLSFLSWRYIEKPFRSKNFIRSRGALVYSFAGTFIFVGIGLMGHMTEGYYLRDDLKERFDSLEKRIRLNQGLNPVCDNFFTLSDACGPHENPDVVLWGDSYAMHLMSGLQAANPELRIVQITLSGCGPILGIAPITRELNSSWAKACLENNDRIFDYLKKSMTVKYVVLSSPFAQYVDTDSRVLLRNGEVVNGENNSYEYFRSTLDTLRNLGIQPIIFSPTPQNGEDYGRCLVKAAMLERNLEVCNFKLSDVYEKYPKVIEFLKMIEREFKVVWLSDAICRDGICRAAMGDTFIYRDTGHLSYEGSILLGKNSSDFVIN from the coding sequence TTGCGCGCCCTGGCGGTAATTTCTGTTATTCTGTATCACGCTAAATTCTCACTTGTAAGTGGCGGCTTTGTCGGGGTTGATATCTTTTTCGTCATCAGTGGTTATCTGATTACATCCATTATTATCGCCGAGCTCGAATGCGGTGCATTTTCTCTCCGCAATTTCTATGAACGCAGAGCCAGGCGTATACTGCCCGCGTTATTCCTGGTGATGGCGGTCTGCCTGCCGCTAGGTTGGCTTTGGCTGCAACCTGCGGACATGAAGTTATTGGCACAAAGTCAATGGGCCGTGGCTTTATTCTCGTCGAATTTTTTATTTTGGAGCGAGAGTGGATATTTTGATGTAGCCGCGGAGTTTAAGCCGCTTCTGCATACCTGGAGTTTGGCGGTTGAGGAACAGTATTACATTCTCTTCCCGCTCTTTCTTATACTCGTCTGGCGCCTTGGAAAAAAGAAAATTGTTACGATATTGGCAATTATTGCCATCCTCAGCTTGGCTACCGCCCAGTGGGGGATTAGCCATGACCCCATGGGTACCTTTTATTTGCTACCCACCAGGGCCTGGGAACTTGTGGTTGGTGCTTTTGTGGCATTCTTTCTGTCGAGTCACCATGGGTATTTGCCGGGCCTAAGAATTAATCAAATTATGAGCTTGATTGGGTTTTGTTTAATTTTCTACTCTATCTTCTTCTTTAGTGATAAAACCCCGGTTCCTGGTTTATATGCCCTTATTCCTACCGTTGGCGTCGCTCTTATTTTGCTTTATTCCACCCCGGATACGGTTGTTGGAACCATTTTGGGAACCAAGGGCGCGGTCGGTGTTGGGCTGGTAAGTTATAGCGCATATTTGTGGCATCAGCCGATATTCGCCTTTGCGCGACATGCTAGCTTGCTCGAACCTGGCTGGGTGGTATTTTGCGTTCTGGTGGGCGGAATTTTTTTACTCTCTTTTCTGAGTTGGCGCTATATTGAAAAGCCATTTAGATCTAAAAATTTTATTCGAAGCCGTGGAGCATTGGTATATTCATTTGCGGGGACATTTATTTTTGTGGGCATCGGGTTGATGGGCCATATGACGGAAGGATACTATCTGAGGGATGATCTAAAGGAACGGTTCGATAGTCTTGAAAAACGAATTCGGCTTAACCAGGGTTTGAATCCGGTTTGTGATAACTTCTTTACCCTCTCGGACGCTTGCGGGCCGCATGAAAATCCTGATGTCGTATTATGGGGAGATTCGTATGCCATGCACCTCATGTCAGGTCTGCAGGCGGCGAATCCAGAACTCAGAATCGTTCAAATAACGCTTTCGGGGTGTGGACCCATTCTGGGTATAGCTCCGATTACCCGAGAACTCAACAGTTCTTGGGCAAAAGCCTGTCTAGAGAACAATGATAGGATATTCGATTACCTTAAGAAATCAATGACCGTGAAGTATGTCGTACTGAGCTCGCCATTCGCCCAATATGTAGATACGGACTCGCGAGTACTCCTGCGTAATGGGGAGGTGGTGAACGGGGAAAATAACTCATACGAATACTTTAGAAGCACCCTTGATACGTTGAGGAATCTTGGTATCCAGCCAATCATTTTTTCACCAACGCCACAAAATGGAGAGGATTATGGGAGATGTCTGGTGAAAGCGGCAATGCTTGAACGTAATTTAGAGGTATGTAATTTTAAGCTGAGTGATGTTTATGAAAAATACCCCAAAGTCATTGAATTTCTAAAGATGATTGAAAGGGAGTTTAAGGTGGTTTGGCTCAGTGATGCTATTTGTCGGGACGGCATATGCCGTGCCGCGATGGGTGATACATTCATCTACCGCGATACCGGGCACCTCTCCTATGAAGGAAGCATCCTGTTGGGAAAGAATTCAAGCGATTTTGTTATAAATTGA